A DNA window from Fragaria vesca subsp. vesca linkage group LG3, FraVesHawaii_1.0, whole genome shotgun sequence contains the following coding sequences:
- the LOC101298986 gene encoding cell division control protein 6 homolog: protein MPSIADRSVEQLESKGAGSAGDSTPPKRRLRSNSSPMKLSPMKCKRVSVVSVAKLRGVEAELESRLEEVGGCSGDLTPQKRKLRSDSSSPMKPRPVSSPMKPKSARRRLNSCTNTSENGIEKYFSQKKRQAFVKPPVVVKPNWNPRDKEQMRIVKEALHLSTVPSTVTCRDVEQKRVLEFCKSCIEQEKAGSLYVCGCPGTGKSLSMEKVKQLLVNWAGEGGFQEPDVLELNCTLLTKTSDIFTKILAKHQPQKKANGITSLQLLQKLYSQKTQSDGTKMMLVIADELDYLITKDRAVLHDLFMLTTYPFSRCILLGVANAIDLADRFVPKLQSLNCKPMVITFRAYSKDQILKILQERLVALPYTVFQPHALELCARKVAAASGDMRKALCISRSAIEMLEAELRESTDKLNSSTVENPFSEQQTASALSLVKKQETDVVRIDHMAVALSKTFKSPVVDTIQCLPQHQQIIMCSAAKHFRGVKKDTTIGELNKSYLDICKSTLIPPVGSFEFSSMCKVLNDQGLLKLSGQSRDIKSKRVTLNVDEGDITFALQGIRFFRTCLE, encoded by the exons ATGCCTTCAATCGCCGACCGCAGCGTCGAACAACTCGAGTCTAAGGGCGCGGGATCCGCCGGAGACTCCACTCCCCCGAAACGGAGGTTGAGATCTAACTCCTCGCCGATGAAGCTCAGTCCGATGAAGTGCAAGCGTGTCTCGGTCGTTTCCGTTGCGAAATTGCGCGGCGTTGAGGCTGAATTGGAGAGTAGACTCGAGGAGGTTGGAGGATGCAGCGGTGATTTGACTCCTCAGAAGCGGAAGTTGAGGTCCGATTCGTCGTCGCCGATGAAGCCCAGGCCGGTCTCGTCTCCGATGAAGCCCAAATCGGCTCGCCGGCGCCTAAATTCGTGCACTAATACTTCTGAAAAT GGAATTGAGAAGTATTTCAGTCAGAAAAAGCGTCAAGCCTTTGTTAAACCACCGGTTGTTGTCAAGCCGAATTGGAATCCCAGAG ATAAGGAGCAAATGAGGATAGTGAAGGAGGCATTGCACTTGTCAACGGTTCCCTCTACTGTCACGTGCCGCGACGTGGAGCAGAAGAGGGTTCTGGAGTTCTGCAAGTCATGCATAGAGCAAGAGAAGGCTGGGAGTTTGTATGTGTGCGGGTGTCCGGGGACTGGGAAATCATTGTCCATGGAGAAAGTGAAACAGCTTTTGGTGAATTGGGCAGGAGAG GGTGGATTTCAGGAACCGGATGTGTTGGAATTGAACTGCACATTGCTAACAAAAACTTCTGATATTTTCACCAAG ATACTCGCTAAACACCAACCTCAAAAGAAAGCTAATGGCATTACCTCCCTGCAACTTCTTCAGAAATTATATTCTCAGAAGACTCAGTCAGATGGGACTAAGATGAT GTTGGTAATAGCTGATGAGTTGGATTACTTAATCACTAAAGACCGGGCAGTGCTCCATGACCTTTTCATGCTCACAACATACCCATTTTCAAGATGCATACTCCTAG GAGTAGCAAATGCAATTGATCTAGCTGATCGTTTTGTTCCAAAACTCCAGTCATTAAATT GTAAACCTATGGTTATAACCTTTCGGGCATACTCTAAGGATCAAATTCTCAAGATTCTTCAAGAGAGACTTGTG GCACTACCTTACACCGTTTTTCAACCACATGCATTGGAACTTTGTGCCAGA AAAGTTGCTGCTGCATCTGGAGATATGAGGAAAGCTCTCTGTATTTCCAGGAGTGCAATTGAGATGCTGGAAGCAGAGTTGAGAGAATCTACTGACAAGTTAAATTCATCAACAGTAGAGAATCCATTCTCTGAGCAACAGACAGCTTCGGCTCTTTCTCTGGTGAAAAAACAGGAGACTGATGTT GTGAGAATTGATCACATGGCTGTTGCTTTGTCAAAGACATTCAAGTCACCTGTAGTGGATACCATACAATGTCTTCCTCAACATCAGCAG ATTATAATGTGCTCTGCTGCAAAGCATTTCCGTGGTGTGAAGAAAGACACAACAATAGGAGAG TTAAATAAATCTTACTTGGACATCTGTAAATCGACACTAATTCCACCGGTTGGAAGCTTTGAATTTTCAAGCATGTGCAAAGTGCTAAATGACCAG GGGCTTCTCAAACTCAGTGGTCAATCCCGAGATATAAAATCCAAGAGAGTGACACTGAATGTAGATGAAGGGGACATCACATTTGCATTGCAG GGAATTCGGTTTTTTCGGACTTGTCTTGAGTAA
- the LOC101299282 gene encoding anthranilate synthase component I-2, chloroplastic-like produces METLAVSSRELTSTLTFPSTVAVNFNGRFSSSLPLLRSTARVRTLRCSALSSPSLAEQSEKFFEASKNGNLIPLYRSVFSDHLTPVLAYRCLVKEDDRDASSFLFESVEPGSKDSNVGRYSVIGAQPSIEIVAKENMVTIMNNREGRRTEEIVEDPMTVPQRITEGWIPQRLDELPEAFCGGWVGYFSYDTVRYVEKKKLPFSGAPPDDRNLPDLHLGLYDNVIVFDHVEKKAHVIHWVQLDQYSSVEEAFNDGMNRLDTLVSRVHDIVSPRLPAGKIELQTHLFGAKLENSNMTSEEYEEAVLKSKEHILAGDIFQIVLSQRFERRTFADPFEIYRALRIVNPSPYMTYLQARGCILVASSPEILTRVKNRKITNRPLAGTVRRGKTPKEDQMMENHLLNDEKQCAEHIMLVDLGRNDVGKVSKPGSVKVEKLMNIERYSHVMHISSTVTGELLDHLSSWDVLRSALPVGTVSGAPKVKAMELIDELEVTRRGPYSGGFGGISFSGNMDIALALRTIVFPTSFRYDTMYSYKEAGKRREWVAHLQAGAGIVADSVPAEEQRECENKAAGLARAIDLAESSFVDS; encoded by the exons ATGGAAACCCTAGCCGTCAGCTCCCGAGAGCTGACGTCAACTCTCACATTTCCGTCCACTGTCGCGGTCAATTTCAACGGCCGATTTTCCAGCTCTCTTCCTCTGCTTCGCTCCACCGCGCGTGTCCGTACGCTCAGATGCTCCGCCCTCTCGTCTCCTTCGCTAG CTGAGCAATCAGAGAAGTTTTTCGAGGCTTCGAAGAATGGGAATCTGATTCCTCTATACAGGAGTGTATTTTCGGATCACTTAACTCCGGTGCTTGCTTACCGGTGTCTGGTTAAGGAGGATGATAGAGACGCTTCGAGTTTTCTTTTCGAGTCAGTTGAGCCGGGATCCAAGGACTCCAATGTT GGGAGGTACAGTGTTATTGGAGCGCAACCGTCTATTGAGATTGTAGCAAAAGAGAACATGGTGACGATTATGAACAATAGAGAAGGGCGTAGGACAGAGGAGATTGTGGAGGATCCAATGACTGTTCCTCAGAGAATCACAGAGGGATGGATCCCGCAACGTCTTGATGAGCTGCCAGAAGCATTTTGTG GTGGATGGGTTGGTTACTTCTCTTATGATACAGTGCGTTATGTGGAGAAGAAAAAGCTGCCATTCAGTGGTGCACCACCAGATGATAGAAATCTTCCTGATCTTCACCTTGGCCTGTATGATAATGTGATAGTGTTTGATCATGTTGAAAAG AAAGCACATGTAATTCACTGGGTGCAATTAGATCAGTATTCTTCTGTTGAGGAGGCATTCAATGATGGAATGAATAGATTGGACACACTGGTATCCAGAGTGCATGACATTGTCAG CCCGAGGCTGCCTGCAGGTAAAATAGAGTTACAGACTCATCTCTTTGGAGCTAAATTGGAGAATTCAAACATGACAAGCGAGGAATATGAGGAAGCAGTTCTGAAATCTAAAGAACACATCTTAGCTGGGGATATATTTCAGATAGTATTAAGTCAGCGTTTTGAAAGGCGAACATTTGCAGACCCATTCGAAATTTACCGAGCATTAAGGATAGTTAATCCAAGTCCATACATGACTTATTTACAG GCTAGAGGCTGTATTCTGGTTGCTTCAAGTCCAGAAATTCTTACACGTGTTAAGAAT AGAAAAATCACCAACCGACCTCTTGCTGGGACTGTTAGAAGAGGAAAAACACCTAAAGAAGATCAAATGATGGAAAATCATCTTTTGAATGATGAAAAGCAATGCGCAGAGCACATTATGCTTGTAGATCTGGGGAGGAATGATGTCGGGAAG GTCTCAAAACCTGGTTCTGTCAAGGTTGAGAAGCTCATGAACATTGAGCGTTATTCCCATGTCATGCACATAAGTTCAACT GTCACTGGAGAGTTGCTTGATCACTTAAGTAGTTGGGATGTCCTACGAAGTGCATTGCCGGTTGGGACTGTCAGCGGAGCACCTAAG GTGAAAGCCATGGAGCTGATTGATGAGCTGGAAGTGACTAGACGTGGTCCATACAGCGGCGGTTTTGGAGGAATTTCGTTTTCTGGAAATATGGACATTGCCCTTGCTCTGCGAACTATTGTTTTCCCAACTAGCTTTCGATATGATACAATGTATTCATACAAGGAGGCAGGTAAGCGGCGAGAGTGGGTTGCTCATCTCCAAGCTGGAGCTGGAATTGTGGCTGACAGTGTTCCAGCTGAGGAGCAGAGAGAGTGTGAGAACAAAGCTGCTGGTCTTGCAAGGGCTATTGATCTTGCAGAGTCATCGTTTGTTGATAGCTGA
- the LOC101299748 gene encoding flavoprotein WrbA-like, with product MHNSWNSHIRIKLLPQSTAMATTKIYIVYYSLHGHVETMAREVQRGVNAVEGVEGTLWQVPETLSDVILQKMKALPKADDVPEIRPEQLLEADGFLFGFPSRFGVMSAQCKAFFDSTHEIWETQALAGKPAGIFWSTGFHGGGQELTALTAVTQLAHHGMIFVPLGYTFGKGMYEMNEVKGGSSYGAGTFAADGSRQPTELELQQAFYQGKYLAGFAKKLKN from the exons ATGCATAATAGTTGGAATTCACATATCAGGATCAAACTCCTACCTCAGTCTACAGCTATGGCTACTACTAAGATATACATAGT GTACTACTCTTTACATGGACATGTAGAGACTATGGCACGTGAAGTACAGCGAGGGGTGAACGCAGTTGAAGGTGTTGAAGGAACACTTTGGCAG GTTCCTGAGACACTTTCTGATGTAATATTGCAAAAGATGAAGGCCCTTCCTAAGGCAGATGATGTGCCAGAGATAAGGCCAGAACAACTTTTGGAAGCTGATGGTTTTCTCTTTGGATTTCCATCGCGTTTTGGTGTGATGTCAGCTCAATGCAAGGCCTTCTTTGATTCCACTCATGAAATATGGGAAACACAAGCACTTGCCGGCAAACCTGCTGGAATCTTCTGGAGTACTGGATTTCATGGGGGAGGCCAGGAGCTTACTGC ATTAACAGCAGTAACACAGTTGGCACATCATGGCATGATATTTGTCCCTCTTGGTTACACATTTGGAAAAGGTATGTATGAAATGAACGAGGTAAAGGGTGGCTCTTCTTATGGTGCTGGAACATTTGCAGCAGATGGATCTCGTCAACCAACAGAACTGGAACTACAACAAGCCTTTTACCAGGGTAAATACTTAGCTGGTTTTGCAAAGAAGCTCAAAAACTAA
- the LOC101299567 gene encoding uncharacterized protein LOC101299567: protein MAEVGETSSAKPSGEIWAKLVPSDSRFPDVEIRDLVPTQDTLQSQDIGSDESLICSPVDNCEWCRITRNPDQSSATIQNKSSNAILVDGTVIQSEESTVIRSGSEIISGPAGEGCLSYRFNVLPGPETCQKTLKISVDAEHAKCCICLNIWHDAVTIAPCFHNFCNGCFSEWLRRSQEKRSSVLCPQCRGVVQFVGRNHFLHNIAGEIMNADSSLRRSNEETAVLDSYATVRSNLVIKSGKGLLGKRVRSAVQDEAETVELPCPQCSTQFGGFLCNRSTTHLQCQACGGMMPSRTLTSVPQHCIGCDRSFCGAYWYAQGVSQSASHCICIPDTFKPISERTISRIPTSAHENNRHEQEITTRCIAQMGRTLQDVIAEWMTMFNNRTIDRTNRMPLKNAELITSGTYTCSDCYEKLISFLLYWFRVSVSVSHLPPDASKRDNCWYGYACRTQHHNEDHARKRNHVCRPTRGANV from the coding sequence ATGGCAGAAGTTGGGGAAACCTCTAGTGCAAAGCCCTCTGGTGAAATCTGGGCCAAGCTTGTTCCTTCAGACTCGAGATTTCCGGATGTTGAGATTAGAGATCTTGTTCCGACTCAAGATACCCTTCAGAGTCAAGATATTGGTTCAGATGAGAGTTTAATTTGCTCTCCCGTTGACAACTGCGAGTGGTGCAGAATTACGAGGAACCCTGATCAGTCTTCTGCCACCATACAAAATAAGAGTTCAAATGCAATACTTGTTGATGGAACTGTGATCCAATCTGAAGAGAGTACTGTTATCAGATCTGGGAGTGAAATTATTTCAGGTCCTGCGGGAGAAGGGTGTCTAAGCTACAGGTTCAATGTGTTGCCTGGTCCTGAAACTTGTCAGAAAACGCTGAAGATTAGTGTGGATGCTGAGCATGCAAAGTGCTGCATTTGTTTAAATATATGGCATGATGCTGTTACCATCGCTCCTTGCTTCCATAACTTCTGCAATGGATGCTTCTCAGAGTGGTTAAGGAGATCACAAGAGAAACGTTCAAGTGTACTCTGTCCCCAATGTCGAGGAGTTGTACAATTTGTTGGAAGAAACCACTTCCTGCATAACATTGCCGGTGAAATTATGAATGCGGATTCTTCGCTGAGACGTTCAAACGAAGAAACTGCAGTTTTAGATTCCTATGCAACAGTACGATCAAATCTTGTCATAAAGTCAGGAAAAGGGCTGCTTGGGAAAAGGGTTCGTTCAGCAGTGCAAGATGAAGCTGAAACTGTAGAGCTTCCATGCCCTCAATGCAGTACTCAATTTGGTGGGTTTCTCTGCAACCGAAGCACTACCCATCTGCAATGTCAAGCATGTGGTGGAATGATGCCTTCACGAACTCTTACAAGTGTACCTCAACACTGCATAGGGTGTGATAGGTCATTTTGTGGTGCATATTGGTATGCTCAAGGAGTTTCACAAAGTGCCTCTCACTGCATTTGCATTCCTGATACTTTCAAACCAATCTCAGAGCGCACCATCTCTAGAATTCCTACTTCAGCACATGAAAACAATCGACATGAACAAGAAATCACTACAAGGTGTATTGCACAAATGGGAAGAACATTGCAGGATGTTATTGCAGAATGGATGACAATGTTCAATAACAGAACAATTGATCGAACTAACAGGATGCCACTGAAGAATGCCGAGCTGATAACTTCTGGGACATATACATGCAGTGATTGTTATGAGAAACTTATCTCGTTCCTCTTGTACTGGTTTCGAGTTTCAGTTTCTGTATCTCATCTTCCCCCAGATGCATCAAAAAGGGACAATTGCTGGTATGGATATGCATGTCGAACACAGCACCATAATGAAGACCATGCTCGTAAAAGAAATCATGTATGCCGGCCTACTAGGGGTGCGAATGTGTAG
- the LOC101300132 gene encoding uncharacterized protein LOC101300132: MSSDNVVLKKARLVQQEAQTEKEEERRRWEEMDTNCLANAFSKAGMESLLLAVPFVCKSWYKASLSPLCWTSLSFPDYRPSPLFVNTVEEIETIPRSFGLFYDKFVDEYGIDKSRFSITAFVKFIVDRSKGKATQLKLPMYSTEATLRYVSDACPLLKEFSFEDDLVMFKHSQILPEVIGK, encoded by the coding sequence ATGTCATCGGACAACGTCGTGTTGAAGAAGGCGAGACTGGTCCAACAAGAAGCACAGACTGAGAAAGAGGAGGAGCGAAGAAGATGGGAGGAGATGGACACAAATTGCTTAGCAAATGCGTTCAGCAAAGCTGGAATGGAGTCACTCCTTTTGGCAGTCCCTTTTGTCTGTAAGTCCTGGTACAAAGCTAGCCTCAGTCCTTTATGCTGGACAAGTCTTTCCTTTCCGGATTATAGACCTTCTCCTTTGTTTGTTAATACCGTTGAAGAAATCGAAACGATTCCTCGGAGTTTCGGTTTGTTTTATGATAAGTTTGTAGACGAATATGGAATCGACAAGAGTCGGTTTTCGATCACTGCTTTTGTTAAGTTTATAGTTGATCGTAGCAAAGGGAAGGCCACTCAACTCAAGCTACCCATGTACAGTACAGAAGCAACTCTTAGATATGTTTCAGACGCGTGTCCTCTGCTCAAAGAGTTCTCGTTTGAGGATGATTTGGTCATGTTCAAGCATTCTCAGATTCTCCCTGAAGTGATTGGGAAGTAG
- the LOC101303201 gene encoding pleckstrin homology domain-containing protein 1-like produces the protein MEGLWRAATGQDPSPEDYTGIEYWSNPERAAWLTKQGEYIKTWRRRWFVLKQGKLFWFKDSHVTPSTTPRGVIPVGTCLTVKGAEDVLHKPCAFELSTTTHDTMYFIADTEKEKEEWINSIGRSLVQHSRSLADSEVVDYDNRR, from the coding sequence ATGGAAGGACTGTGGCGGGCAGCGACGGGCCAGGACCCGAGCCCAGAAGACTACACGGGCATCGAGTACTGGTCCAACCCCGAACGCGCCGCCTGGCTGACGAAGCAAGGCGAGTACATCAAGACCTGGCGCCGCCGCTGGTTCGTCCTCAAGCAAGGCAAGCTCTTCTGGTTCAAAGACTCCCACGTGACCCCCTCCACCACCCCACGTGGCGTCATCCCCGTCGGCACGTGCCTCACCGTCAAAGGCGCCGAGGACGTCCTCCACAAGCCCTGCGCCTTCGAGCTCTCCACCACCACACACGACACCATGTACTTCATCGCCGATACCGAGAAGGAGAAGGAGGAGTGGATCAACTCCATCGGACGGTCGTTGGTCCAGCACTCCAGATCGCTCGCCGATTCCGAGGTCGTCGATTACGATAACCGCCGGTGA
- the LOC101295404 gene encoding UDP-glycosyltransferase 71C3-like has translation MKKAELVFIPAPGAGHLVSALQFGKRLLQRDDRISITVLAIKSAAPSSLGSYTEALVASESRLQLIDVPQAELPPLEFAKSPAKFFILNIENHVPNVREALTNYVSSKQDSVSIVGVVLDFFCVSMIHVVNEFNLPSYLFMTSNAGYLSFEFHFPAQDSRTGRPPKDSDPDWLVPGIVPPVPTKVLPVSLTDGSYYNYLGVASRFREAKGIIANTCVELETHAFNSFAEDQTTPPVYPVGPVLDLNDGQARSNLNQAQRDKIISWLDDQPEESVVFLCFGSMGSFTEAQVKEIALGLEQSGQRFLWSLRLTPPKGSKSLTPVDCSNLEEVLPDGFLERTREKGLICGWAPQVDVLSHKATGGFVSHCGWNSILESLWHGVPIVTWPMYAEQQLNAFRLVKEMGLGLEMRLDYKRGGDEVVKADEIGKAVASVMENSEVRKKVKEIGVVCRKAVEDGGSSSVSLGRFIEDVLRNHFGSE, from the coding sequence ATGAAGAAAGCAGAGCTAGTGTTCATCCCTGCACCAGGAGCCGGCCACCTTGTGTCAGCCTTGCAATTCGGAAAGCGTCTGCTTCAGCGAGATGATCGAATTTCAATCACAGTTCTTGCCATCAAATCAGCAGCCCCTTCATCTTTAGGTTCATACACAGAAGCCCTTGTTGCTTCCGAGTCCCGTCTCCAACTCATCGACGTCCCTCAAGCTGAGCTCCCTCCATTAGAGTTTGCAAAGTCACCAGCTAAGTTTTTCATTCTAAACATTGAGAACCATGTTCCTAATGTCAGAGAGGCCCTCACTAACTATGTCTCGTCTAAGCAAGACTCGGTTTCAATTGTTGGAGTGGTTCTTGATTTCTTCTGTGTCTCCATGATTCATGTGGTCAATGAATTCAATCTCCCTTCTTATCTATTCATGACAAGCAATGCAGGGTATCTTTCTTTTGAGTTCCACTTTCCGGCGCAGGATAGCCGGACCGGTCGGCCGCCTAAAGACTCCGATCCTGATTGGTTAGTCCCCGGTATTGTCCCCCCTGTTCCTACTAAAGTTTTGCCTGTGTCTTTAACTGATGGTAGCTACTATAATTATCTTGGGGTTGCTTCGAGATTTAGAGAGGCCAAAGGTATCATAGCAAATACATGTGTTGAGCTAGAGACACATGCATTCAACTCTTTTGCTGAAGATCAAACTACGCCTCCGGTGTACCCAGTTGGACCGGTGCTTGATCTCAACGATGGTCAGGCTCGGTCCAATTTAAACCAGGCGCAGCGTGACAAGATCATTAGCTGGCTTGATGATCAGCCTGAAGAGTCTGTTGTGTTCTTATGCTTTGGAAGCATGGGGAGCTTTACTGAAGCACAAGTGAAGGAGATAGCTCTGGGGCTTGAGCAGAGTGGGCAGAGGTTCTTGTGGTCTTTGCGTTTGACACCACCAAAGGGGAGTAAAAGTTTGACTCCTGTGGACTGCTCGAACCTTGAGGAAGTATTGCCGGATGGATTCTTGGAGAGGACTAGAGAAAAGGGACTGATATGCGGGTGGGCGCCGCAGGTGGACGTCTTGTCACACAAGGCAACCGGAGGCTTTGTGTCGCATTGTGGGTGGAACTCGATCTTGGAGAGCTTGTGGCATGGCGTGCCGATTGTGACATGGCCTATGTATGCCGAGCAACAGCTGAATGCGTTTCGATTGGTGAAGGAGATGGGGTTGGGATTGGAGATGAGGTTGGATTACAAGCGAGGTGGTGATGAGGTTGTGAAGGCAGATGAGATTGGGAAGGCTGTAGCTAGTGTGATGGAGAACAGTGAGGTGAGGAAGAAAGTGAAAGAAATTGGGGTGGTGTGCAGAAAAGCTGTAGAGGATGGAGGGTCTTCTTCTGTTTCACTAGGAAGGTTCATTGAAGATGTGTTGAGGAATCATTTTGGTTCTGAGTAA